In one Drosophila pseudoobscura strain MV-25-SWS-2005 chromosome X, UCI_Dpse_MV25, whole genome shotgun sequence genomic region, the following are encoded:
- the LOC6902284 gene encoding uncharacterized protein produces the protein MSKLCILLGLVVLVGAIGVDGNNRRPPCAGRCTQKDLLSSRTVCVRDSRTNTCTRLLPCRLREKNCSRRDNGLEPVKQTCVTRCRNIVGGSGASGRCALRLRTPAPVSADGKRVRECQQRWCLEDKVASCWKNRQGGCSVQSRCEARRRNCSRKPGNQWISTEQWRCRGITQGESGRRCRTRPIINKY, from the coding sequence ATGTCCAAGCTTTGCATTCTTCTGGGGCTCGTTGTCCTCGTGGGGGCCATTGGTGTGGACGGCAACAACCGTCGTCCGCCCTGCGCGGGCCGCTGCACCCAGAAGGACCTGCTGAGCAGCCGGACCGTGTGCGTTCGGGACAGCCGCACCAACACGTGCACCAGGCTGCTGCCCTGCCGCCTGCGAGAGAAGAACTGCTCGCGGCGCGACAACGGCCTGGAGCCGGTGAAGCAGACTTGCGTCACGCGGTGCCGCAACATAGTCGGAGGCAGCGGCGCCTCCGGGCGGTGCGCTCTCCGTCTCCGCACCCCGGCGCCAGTCAGCGCCGACGGCAAGCGCGTAAGGGAGTGCCAGCAGCGTTGGTGCCTCGAGGACAAGGTCGCCAGCTGCTGGAAGAACCGCCAGGGCGGCTGCAGCGTTCAGAGCCGCTGCGAGGCCAGGCGCAGGAACTGCTCCAGGAAGCCCGGCAACCAATGGATCTCCACCGAGCAGTGGCGCTGCCGCGGCATCACCCAGGGCGAGAGTGGCCGCCGATGCCGCACCCGGCCCATCATCAACAAGTATTAG